ataatggctaaaacaatactcctcttaatatacaacgtacaagcaataaagcatcaagtccaacaataaaaagccactggacccacaattcctataactaaacttaaaacttcTGTTAAATTGATGGTGGATGCGAGTAACTAAAGCGGGTAACTAGctcgtgcctatggttagttacgggtaatgacgggtaatAAGCTGGTAATGAACTATAGGAACTGGTAAATTTAAACCGTAAATCTAACCCTAAGAAAAACAATTCATAATAACTTGATCATCTATCTTCATCACACCTTTTTTTTTAAGTTGTTATCTAACTTATTggctgctctatatatatatatatatatatatatatatatatatatatatatatatatatatatatatatatatatatatatcaggtcCAGGAAAAGCATTCTTAATTTTCAGGTaataattaagttagagatttgaTATTCATTGGGTAAACTTTAAAGTTGCTAAATCTGAAATTCTGAAGTTTTCTCCTACTTTTGGGAAGAAATAATCATTATAACTTTAGGTAAATGCTTTGATTTTTACAGGTAtcagttattatatatttatacatttcaATGAACAATATTTTGATAACGGCTTGAAATTAAGTGTATTAAAACCAAAAAGTTACCCTCCttttatatttctttttttttttcaactaaattatacaaataatattgttataaaGTTTCGTTTTTtccccaaaaaaaaaataaaaaataaaaataatacaaataatagtaatacagTAAATCTCCCTCATAACCCAAACTTAATTAGTGGTCAATATTAGGGCGGTCAATAATTAGTACGATCATTTccccttttttttattttaaattgttaattgttagtattattcAGTCCGTATTTTTTGTCACCAGAATCTCAGTATCAGTTTGTAAGAAACTACAGTATTGGTTTACTATTCAATGATATGATTGTCaaaataatcataatattttgaaataatcgTATTTTTGCTAAGCACTCTCTTAATCTCGATCTGATAACGTTTATTTTGTTTACCATTTTGAAacgatcattatcatcatcattcatcatcaacatAAAAACAAAGCATAAAGCATTTGTTGTATTTTCCATTAGGGTTTTGCAAAACAGAATAATGATATTTGTCATTAAAATATTGCAGGCGATTTCAATGGGATCGTGCGACCCACCGTTTCAAGACTTCTACAAGAAACTATTTGACAATGAAAAGATTAATAACAATACAACAAATGTATTAGACATTGTAGAAGAAAGAGAGCTTCCACTAATCGACCTCAACCGGTTAAACATACAACTCGAGGAAGAAAACTGCAAGAGTGATATAGTGAAAGCATCACAAGAATTGGGATTTTTCCAAGTGATTAATCATGGTGTTTCGTCCGAGGTTTTGGCTAATATGAGATGTGAACAAATGAAGTTGTTCAAGAGACCTTTTCAAGAAAAGGCTAACAATTGTCATCCATATTTGAATTGTTTGGCTACGAGTTATCGGTGGGGTACTCCGACCGCTACTTGCTTGAAGCAGATTTCGTGGTCCGAAGCTTTTCATGTACCGCTGACCGGTATCTCAACTACTGTTGAAGTCTCTACTCTAAGGTAATTATATTTATGAAGTTACTGCACTTTCTGCCTTCAAGTTCTCAAATAAGATTTCAATGTAGCTGATTATAGTTTTCCTTTTTAGTAATTGATTACTCACGAATAGCAAAACATTAATTTTCATGATGCAAAGTAACTAAATATCACTACAACAAAATTACCAATTGTTCACGCATATTTTTACATACTTCTTGAAAAGTGTGTGCTTTttgtcaaatatctcacacttataAATATGTATAGCTTTGCTACATTTgtaaatgttgaatgttatttaattTTCACACATAAAATTGTAGGAAAAGTTTGTTCACCTTAATAGTGTGTACAAACACAAATTTAATCACATTTAAAAATATGAGTAAATTTGTTACATCCCAATTCTTCACACAAGGGGGGGCGTGAATAAATCTAGTGCGACAAAATTAATTTAACACTCTTATGTGTGGTTATATTTATGATTATACACACAAATTAGTGTGAACCTTTTTTTCCACATTTTTATGTGTAAAATTATCACAATATTCTACACTTATAAATGTAACACACTTACACACATTTACAAGAGTGAGAAATTTAATAAAAAAGCACACATTTTTTCAAAGTGTGTATATATTTATGCGTAGTTAATTAGCAAATTTGTTGTAGTGTatatagaatttataaaaacaatgtttcaGTGACTTGTTAAAGTTTCAAATAGGGATGTTAAATAGGGATCCCGTGTTAAATATTCATTTTCTGAAGTAAATGAAAACTCgaaaaaaatcaaaaatcaaaaatcaaaaactAAATTCAACTATTAATATACAAaattaatactccgtagtatagaaGCGTATTTCAAAACCAAAAATCgaattaaaatttaattattatgGGTTTCTTGTGGATGTTATGTTTTTTAATTCGTTTTATTATGGAAACTGAACCGAACTGATCAAATTCGATTTTCCGTTCAGTTTTGATTTCCGTTTTGAATCTAAATTCCATTCCAGTTTCAAAAATTTCGAAACTAAACAGACTAACCTTGGAAATCGGTAACCGAACTACTTAATACCCCTAGTCAAAAACATATCGTGTTTCACGTTTACAATTCACGCATTTACATTCAGCGCAACAACAAAAGAGCTTGTGAAGAAGATGTATGACCTAGCACAAAGACTAGCAGAGATTTTAGCCGAGCAACTAGGCAATAAACCTGCTTATTTCAAAGAAACTTGTTCACCTACAACTTGTTTTCTGCGTTTGAACCGATATCCAGTTTGTTCTGTCTCCCCAAACGTCTTCGGGTTAATGCCACATACTGATAGTGACTTTTTAACCATCTTACACCAAGATCAAATTGGAGGGTTACAACTTGTAAAAGAAGGTAAATGGATAGGTGTTAAACCTAATCCAAATGCTCTAATTATCAACATTGGAGATCTTTTACAGGTACAAATTTTATATTCCATGTGTTAAGTTTTAAACAAATTTAGAAATGACATACAGTTGATAAAAATCCACATTTTTAATAGCAAATTTCCGGTTCTCTTTATAACTTATAGAtaatatagataatggtaaaaaggTAGTATTGATTATCTACTATTAGCGCTAGATTATTACTCCGTATTCTTTTTAGTTTACCGTAAAAAAAGATTATTATATCTCTCACATCTCactataaatttataaatttataaattttctCATGTATATGTACATATGGCCACTATTGAAAATGAACCCACAAGTTCTTACTTGAAAGGCTATTTCAATGCCGTTAGACCACCTTGATACCATTAGTTTCTTAGACAAACTAAAATGATattaaacattaattatgtaacttAGATAGTTTTTGAGTAGATGGTGTAAAACTATATCCAAAGTGTCATATGTATGTGTAAATAATTTTTCAACCTTTAGACTTGAACATATGGATTAACTGGATTCCTTTTTATtatatctatttattttatttatatttattattattattgaattaatCATCTTGACATTTTACAAAGCACGTGCATAACGTTTTAATATTTTCATGTATATGCTTTATTCTCTGCAGGCATGGAGTAACAATGTTTACAAAAGCGTCGAGCATCGCGTGATCGTTAATACGTATGTTGAGAGGTTTTCGACTGCTTTTTTCTTTTGTCCATCTTATGATACAATGATACAAAGTGATGTTGAGAATTCAGTTTATAGAAGATTCAGTTTCGAAGAATTTAGACAACAGGTTGAAGATGATGTCAAGATGCATGGTCAAAAAATAGGCCTTTCAAGGTTTAACATTTGAAATAAATGCTCTATAGAAATAGGGTAAAagtattataatcataatcatatatagAATAGGACTCCAAGTTGAGCATTTTatacaagaatttttttttaactaGTAATAATTTTTGACATGTTTACAGAACTAGAAAAATTAAAATGGGTTTTACAAATCTAGTAAAACCGGTGTTTGAAACACCGGGTTGCAACTTTTCACCCCAAACCGGTGTTTCAAATGCCGGTTTAGGTACACTTTTTCCGGATTGTCCCACGATCAGATGCTTTTATGCCAACCGTTTCCACCCTTGTCGTTGAATGTCTGACGAAATGACAAAAAGTACCCAAACTGGCGTTTGAAACACCGGTTTGGGGTGAAAAGTTGCAACCCGGTGTTTCAAACACCGGTTTTACTAGATTTGTAAAACCCATTTTAATTTTTCTAGTTCTGTAAATGGTGCTTCAATTAttactatttcaaaaaaaaattcttttatacaattgTTAAATTGGAAACTATGAAGAACTCTCTTTGATTTTAAAATGAGTGTAGTACATTATTACTCTATACATGCATTGTACATTATAAGACTTAAAACAataacacttaggcattttatatgAAACTATATGTAAATGTAAACGGGTACATGTGTAATGTAGAGTGAAACGACCCTCAAATTGGTCCCAAGAGATGCATGAGCCGAGTGTCCGTCGCAACTCGAGAGACAATCGCCCTAAACAAGCTAAAGCAGTGGACTAACCGGGTATATCCAGGTTAACAACTAAAACCATGGTAGGAGATATTAATTAGTCACAACTTTGAGCTTATAAAGGACCAATACCTTATTACAATATCCGATGTGGGATGAGGTTGTTACATAGAGGAATGACGATGATCACCTAAATCAATACctatttcaatagatattcattttatttattatctCCAAATTGGATATGAATGATTTAAATAGTGGATATGAATTTGAATGTGAATGATCATTTTCTTGATACGATCTTGGTCATGAGCCAATTCCTCGATCTTGGCCATGCGCATGCTTGTGAACCTTGCGAATATAATCTTGCATATAAAGCCTTATTATGACTTGGTGTTTTTAGGGTTACGACCTTCCAACTTAGACAAAAATATTGGATTCGCAAGATCACAAGACTTTCTTGCGAATGAGACAAATCGGATATGCAAGGTTGTAGGCGACACTTACGAACAACCAGAATCTCCAATCGACCTCTAAATTATGAAGTCACATAAATGTTGGGTAGCCAGTTACTCTGGAATTGTTTTTGACATTCAGTGGTGTAACATGTTAGGATTAATATGACCCAAACAACGCATGTGATAAAAAAATAACTCACCCACACAATGAACGAAAACAAAACGTAAGTAAATCGACGCAAgaattaacgtggttatatgtatttGATGTGATTACTTTactccacggaccaactagatagTATTTATTAATAATTTCGTGCATACATATATAGGTTACACACGATTTATTTAGAGTTCATAAACGAATCGGCATCACAACGTAACAAGGAGTCCCAATTGCAATACAATTCAGCCTCCTGACTAGCCTCGTGTTTGGTAACATTTATGTCACCATATGCGACATGCTATCTCCAAAAACATATTTATCCTCAATCACTTTTGTCACAATGTGGCACATGATTTCACGTTTTTTACCATATGTCATATTTGGTGATCTCTTTGTCACCAATGCGATACACATGATGGAAGCCCTTATTGTCTTATTTAAATTTACTTCACAAATAACAACTCCCACTTGAAGGAGATTTTGAACAAACCCATCCTTCATCAACCCATTAATCACACAATCTAGTCAAGAACGTTAATCACcatttataccgccaaactccatctGGGATATGCACACTCAAAACACACTTCAGATTAGTAGACTTTAGATACAAAGTCTTCAACACTACTTATTAGAATTGAACTATCAACCCTCTAACTCTCTAGTTGGCGTCTTCTCTCATCAAATTTTAAGAAGACCTGTTGAagcaatgcaaaacctcaattagTCTCACCACATTggtaaacatatcggcaggattcaTCGCAACAATGAATTTCACCAATactaaagtaccatcatttatgaGTTCGCGAACAAAATGATACATTAGATTAATGTGTTTTGTACAACTATGAAACACTAGATTCTTTCCAAGATGAATCGCAATTTGATTGTCACAATATAAGACGCTATAGTCTTGCTTCTTCCTGAATTCAGACAAGAAGTCAAGAAGTTCTTTAACCAAATTAACTCTTTCGCGGCTTCTGCTACGTCCATGTATTCGAATTCGGTTGTAGATAGAGCAACACTTCTTTGTAATCGAGATAACCAACTACCTGCTGTCTTACCAATCGTGAACACACAAACCCTGTAGTGCTTCTACGCGAATCATCATATCCAATAAAATTAGCATCCAcataacccctaagtatgacaTTGCTTTTATTGAAGAACTGATATTGCTCAAATCGGACATATATTCTCTCACAATATCAAACGGTTTTTCCCTTGATTTTGTATGATACCGAAGACTTTTTGGTGTTATTCGTAAAGGTTCATGTTGTCGCATCAAGAAGTGTTTCATGTTGGTTTTTGAGGCATATGAGGTACTTTCTACATTATGTTATCTTTAGTACTAGTTTCTATTAAGTTTGTGGTGAACATTGCTGAAGTATTTCAAGATTTTAAAGTCAGAATCAGAATTAGTtcattggagcgccgctccaaaacttggcgcgccgctccattttaAGTGTTTTTAATACCGAAGCTTATGAAAGATCTGGAGATTAGAGTACAGGCAAATGGAGCGCCGCTCAGATTTTGGCGCTCCGCTAGGATTTGGTTGAAGGAAAATGGAGCCCTGCTCGGATTTTGGTGCGCCGGTCGAATTATTGGGCAGAACTGATCTTTAGCGTATTTAAGGGCAAAATTAACCCTAATTTGGGATATTCTCACTTTGGCCATTTCCAGAGCTTCAAGGGACGATTTTGGGTGCGTTTTGGAGAACTCCACCACCATCTAATCCATTCCATCCATCCAAGATCAAGCTTCAATCATTCCATTCTTCAAGATCAGTATTAGGTTTAATCTTTGTTCAACAACAGGAGGTTCTTCTATATTTGGATTATTGCTTTGAATATGATTGTTGACTAAATATTTCATGTTCATCTAGGCTAAATACAATTGTTGGATGTTATTTTTATTAATTGATTATTAAACATATGTTAATTTATTGTTTGAGCAATATATGAATTTTGTTGATACTAATAAATAAATTGGTTGATGTATGCAATTGTCCATTAAAGTAAACACTTGTTGGAGTCGATTTTTTATGTTTTCAATTGCTTAACACTTTATTGCTTGATTGATTGTGGTTATCCAATTGATTGACACAAATTGGAGTGTTTTATAATTGTTCAAGTGATTATTTGGGTTGGTTCACTTGAACTTTATCTGAACCAAGAAAATTGAATCAATTTGTGAACTAGTTGATATAGGGGTTGATTTTGTTCAACGAACGTTGGCAAGATTTTTGATTTCAGAGAACTCTGAGTCACAGCTTGAGTCTTTAATTCATTCAATTTAGCTAGCCACAATTTAGAGGTCTTCAGTGTAAGGGAACCCTGAACTGTATAATCTGAATTATTGTAtacactaaagagaactcttggtgtaCCGGTTAGTTGAATTGCATGTGTGTGATTATAGATTAGAACTTTAATTTAGAACATCCAACATTGTGAAGAGAGCCTATGTGGACATATTTTCCATAATCTGATTATAATTCTATCGAAAAACGTTTTATTAACATAAAACACCATAAATATTGTTTGTTTAAAACTCTTGATTGGTTAATTGTTAAATAACCAAAACctaattatttgttattttatttattcatTTTCCGTTTAGTTCTTTATACTTAGTAATATAATCTTGAATTGCGCTTAATATTGTCCTTGGATCGACACTTGGATTTTACCATTTGCTATACTATTGCACGATTGGGTACACTGTCCGTGAGTATGTGTAGTTTTAATCGGTGATTCTTGTTCTATAAATTATATACCAGATTTTATAtatcaagtttttggcgtcgctgccgggaacAGTTATGGTAATTTGAGATTATTTGTTTTTTGTGATTATTTGAGTCCTTTTGTTTTTAGGTAGTTTCTTTGTTTATAGTTTCTTTTCTCTTTTGAGTCGGTACGTTTAATATGCTTGTTAGTTGTGTTTCGCAGATTACAGGTGGTGAATGCCCGATACTTGTTCTTCTGGTAATCCGTTGCTTATACCATATCCAGAACTAGAAAGAATCCTTTAGAAAGTGAACTCGAAACAGTCAGATACAATGGAGTCTTCTTTTAGTTGTATTGTGATTCATTTGGATAATGAAGTAGAAACATTTGTTCCTCCAACACCCGAAATACGTAGAATGGGTGATCAAACTTAAAGTATGGCTGCCAAGATGAAGGCCACCCGAGTTGGCCAAGGC
This genomic stretch from Rutidosis leptorrhynchoides isolate AG116_Rl617_1_P2 chromosome 11, CSIRO_AGI_Rlap_v1, whole genome shotgun sequence harbors:
- the LOC139877681 gene encoding gibberellin 2-beta-dioxygenase 8-like; amino-acid sequence: MGSCDPPFQDFYKKLFDNEKINNNTTNVLDIVEERELPLIDLNRLNIQLEEENCKSDIVKASQELGFFQVINHGVSSEVLANMRCEQMKLFKRPFQEKANNCHPYLNCLATSYRWGTPTATCLKQISWSEAFHVPLTGISTTVEVSTLSATTKELVKKMYDLAQRLAEILAEQLGNKPAYFKETCSPTTCFLRLNRYPVCSVSPNVFGLMPHTDSDFLTILHQDQIGGLQLVKEGKWIGVKPNPNALIINIGDLLQAWSNNVYKSVEHRVIVNTYVERFSTAFFFCPSYDTMIQSDVENSVYRRFSFEEFRQQVEDDVKMHGQKIGLSRFNI